The genomic window TGAAGAACAGGTCTACGAAGGCTTTCCCACTGCTGTGGGCCGTCCTCACGATCGTGCCCATGGTGGCGGGGTGCGGCCCCAACGAAGTCCCCACCGCACCGATTTCCGGTACCGTCACGCTGGCCGGCGAACCGCTGACTGACGCCACGATTTTGTTCTATGACAAAGTGAGCGGTGCGGGCGCCACTTGCTTGCTGGATGAGAGCGGTGGATTTGCCAGCGAAAGCGTGCCCCTGGGTAACTATCAGGTGACCATCGGCCCGCCTCCCACTGAGCACGCGCCCGGTGCCACGGGCATGCCGCCAATGCCCGAATTGCCCAAGAAACTGCCCAGGAAATACACGATTGGCAGCCAGAGCGGTTTGACTGCCAAAGTGGAAGCCGAGGCCAATCAATTTACGTTCGAACTGTAGCTTTCGATCCGCTACCGAAGTTTTCCATCGCTTCGGCGAGCTGGCTTGTTACGCAAGCCAGCTTTTTTTATGCGCCGGCGTCGCCCGGCCGCCCCACCAGCGGCGGCTTTCAAATCCTGCAGAACCCTCGCACGGTGTGCGGGGTTGCGAGTACACTGTAAGACCCTTTCCCACCTTAATTTCCCGCCCCCCGCCGCGGATCCGTCCACTGCGGGGATGAGTTTGGGACAAATGATGCACCCTCGCGGAGTTTTTCCGATGACCTCACGTCGTACCTTTCTGAAAACCGCTGCCACTGCCACCGTCGTCGGCGGGATCGCTCCCTCCTGGGCGTGGGGCGAACAAGACTCCCAGCCCGCCATCAATGCTCGCAGCGTCAAAGCGGCCAGCGATAAATGGTTACTGAAGACCCTCAAGATCGGCATGGTCGGGGTGCCCGGAAGCCTGACCGACAAATTCAAAGCCGCCAAACAGGCCGGTTTTGACGGGATCGAATTGAACGCTCCCGGCATCGACCTGGACGCCGCCAAACGCGCCATCGACGAAGCCGAATTTCCGGTCGACGGCATGGTCAACGGCACGCACTGGAAAATCCATCACACCGACCCCGATCCGGCAGTCCGAGCCAAGGCACTGAAAAGTCTGACCGACGGGATTAAAGAAACGGCCGCCCTCGGTGGCGATACGATCCTGCTGGTCCCGGGCGTGGGCGGCGATGGGACGCCCGAAGAATGCTTCGATCGA from Roseimaritima ulvae includes these protein-coding regions:
- a CDS encoding carboxypeptidase-like regulatory domain-containing protein, which translates into the protein MKNRSTKAFPLLWAVLTIVPMVAGCGPNEVPTAPISGTVTLAGEPLTDATILFYDKVSGAGATCLLDESGGFASESVPLGNYQVTIGPPPTEHAPGATGMPPMPELPKKLPRKYTIGSQSGLTAKVEAEANQFTFEL
- a CDS encoding sugar phosphate isomerase/epimerase family protein, whose product is MTSRRTFLKTAATATVVGGIAPSWAWGEQDSQPAINARSVKAASDKWLLKTLKIGMVGVPGSLTDKFKAAKQAGFDGIELNAPGIDLDAAKRAIDEAEFPVDGMVNGTHWKIHHTDPDPAVRAKALKSLTDGIKETAALGGDTILLVPGVGGDGTPEECFDRAVKNIRPALDVAAKHNVKIAIENVWNQMLYDHSGDHTQTAEQFVRFIDAFDSPHIGMQFDIGNHWKYGDMAAWIRTLDKRVIKLDAKGFSRANNGFTKIGEGDLDWVSVRKALRDIKFTGWVAAEVGGGDMNRLREISRNLDDHLVNEPA